CCATAGATACTAAACGGAGGCTAATTATGGATACAACATTCGAAAATATAACTTTGCAGCCAATTGGCATGGTCCGCAACAACATCAAGCAGCCATTCATCATCGCAAGTGAAAAGGGCCTTAAAATGCGAGAAGGCCATGCTCCGACCCACGAAATGATTCACAAAGCCAATGACACGGTTTCTGAGGTAGTCCTTAATAGTGATCTTGCTGAACACCTTGATGGAATTGAAGAATTTTCCCATATCACGATTTTATACTGGGCTCACGGCGTCCCCCGCGAAGCCTGTGCCCTGAAAAAAATCCGCCCGAGGGGTAATCCAAACAACCCTCCAGTGGGGCTCTTTTGCACCCGCAGCCCTGCCCGTCCGAATCCTATTCTCACCACAGTTGCCCGCCTCGTTGGACGGGAAGGTACAACTCTCAAAGTCACCGGTCTCGATGCCAT
This DNA window, taken from Methanococcus maripaludis, encodes the following:
- the tsaA gene encoding tRNA (N6-threonylcarbamoyladenosine(37)-N6)-methyltransferase TrmO → MDTTFENITLQPIGMVRNNIKQPFIIASEKGLKMREGHAPTHEMIHKANDTVSEVVLNSDLAEHLDGIEEFSHITILYWAHGVPREACALKKIRPRGNPNNPPVGLFCTRSPARPNPILTTVARLVGREGTTLKVTGLDAIDGSPVLDIKPCIKEFYPTDNVKIPVWMEKIRASFRHEKTND